In one window of Camelina sativa cultivar DH55 chromosome 15, Cs, whole genome shotgun sequence DNA:
- the LOC104744951 gene encoding uncharacterized protein LOC104744951 isoform X1, with product MKQKILLRVAMTDDKTRAKALKTAVQFKGVNAVEIKGDHRNQIEVTGVEVDMIALINTLRKKVAFAELVSVAKVEPPKDDEKKPDGDKKPDEPKPDDEAKTDKNNEEKKPEPCCQQCCGYGVPSSYPYPYLCDPYHQIGEPVYNHDPNCRIM from the exons atgAAG CAAAAGATCCTGCTACGAGTTGCAATGACTGATGACAAAACCAGAGCGAAAGCACTGAAAACTGCGGTTCAGTTTAAAG GCGTGAACGCTGTAGAAATAAAGGGAGATCACAGGAACCAAATTGAGGTGACCGGTGTTGAAGTCGATATGATCGCTCTAATCAACACACTGAGGAAAAAAGTAGCATTTGCGGAGCTTGTTAGCGTAGCGAAAGTTGAACCACcaaaagatgatgaaaaaaaaccAGATGGTGACAAAAAGCCGGATGAACCTAAACCCGATGATGAGGCGAAAACAGATAAGAATAATGAAGAGAAAAAACCCGAGCCATGCTGTCAACAATGTTGTGGATATGGTGTGCCATCTTCCTATCCCTACCCCTACCTGTGTGATCCTTACCATCAGATCGGGGAACCCGTATACAATCATGATCCCAATTGCAGGATCATGTGA
- the LOC104744951 gene encoding uncharacterized protein LOC104744951 isoform X2, giving the protein MQQKILLRVAMTDDKTRAKALKTAVQFKGVNAVEIKGDHRNQIEVTGVEVDMIALINTLRKKVAFAELVSVAKVEPPKDDEKKPDGDKKPDEPKPDDEAKTDKNNEEKKPEPCCQQCCGYGVPSSYPYPYLCDPYHQIGEPVYNHDPNCRIM; this is encoded by the exons ATGCAGCAAAAGATCCTGCTACGAGTTGCAATGACTGATGACAAAACCAGAGCGAAAGCACTGAAAACTGCGGTTCAGTTTAAAG GCGTGAACGCTGTAGAAATAAAGGGAGATCACAGGAACCAAATTGAGGTGACCGGTGTTGAAGTCGATATGATCGCTCTAATCAACACACTGAGGAAAAAAGTAGCATTTGCGGAGCTTGTTAGCGTAGCGAAAGTTGAACCACcaaaagatgatgaaaaaaaaccAGATGGTGACAAAAAGCCGGATGAACCTAAACCCGATGATGAGGCGAAAACAGATAAGAATAATGAAGAGAAAAAACCCGAGCCATGCTGTCAACAATGTTGTGGATATGGTGTGCCATCTTCCTATCCCTACCCCTACCTGTGTGATCCTTACCATCAGATCGGGGAACCCGTATACAATCATGATCCCAATTGCAGGATCATGTGA
- the LOC104744952 gene encoding small nuclear ribonucleoprotein Sm D1, which yields MKLVRFLMKLNNETVSIELKNGTVVHGTITGVDVSMNTHLKTVKMSLKGKNPVTLDHLSLRGNNIRYYILPDSLNLETLLVEDTPRVKPKKPVAGKPVGRGRGRGRGRGRGSSGGGGRGR from the exons ATGAAGCTCGTCAG GTTTTTGATGAAGTTAAACAATGAGACTgtgtcgatcgagctgaagaaCGGGACTGTGGTCCATGGAACCATCACTG GTGTTGATGTGAGCATGAATACTCACTTGAAAACAGTGAAGATGAGTTTGAAGGGGAAAAACCCAGTAACACTTGATCATCTCAGCTTGAGAGGTAACAATATCCGATACTACATTCTTCCTGATAGCTTGAACCTGGAGACTTTACTAGTGGAAGACACTCCTAGAGTTAAGCCTAAGAAGCCTGTTGCTG GGAAACCTGTTGGACGCGGTCGTGGACGAGGTCGTGGCCGTGGTCGTGGCAGTAGCGGTGGTGGTGGCAGAGGTCGTTAG